From Brienomyrus brachyistius isolate T26 unplaced genomic scaffold, BBRACH_0.4 scaffold319, whole genome shotgun sequence, the proteins below share one genomic window:
- the LOC125728560 gene encoding intersectin-2-like → MTTESDPSQQWCADLTSLDTMSPQERKRQGYIHELIETEERYMADLQLVLEVFYKPMSESGRLTDVEMAMIFVNWKDLIMSNTKLHKALRVRKKTGGEKMPVQMIGDILASELSHMQAYIRFCSCQLNGAALLQQKTDKEPEFKDFLKKIATDHRCKGMPLSSFLLKPMQRITRYPLIIKNILENTPENHLDHGHLREALDRAEELCLQVNEGVREKENSDRLEWIQSHVQCEGITENLIFNSLTNCLGPRKLLHSGKVYKTKSNKELYTFLFNDFLLLTQAVKQFTSSGTDKLFSPKCNMQFKMYKNPVFLNEVLVKMPSDPSSDEPIFHISHIDRVYTLRTENINETAWAQKIKAASEHFIETEKKKREKAYQARSLKTSGIGRLLVTILEATELKPCKPNGKSNPYCEVTMGAQCFTSRTINDTINPKWNFNCQFFIKDLYQDVLCVTIFKRDQFSPDDFLGRTEVPVATIKKELENKGAATRRLLLHEVPTGEVWVRLDLQLFDQKSLK, encoded by the exons GGTGTGCTGACCTGACCAGCCTGGACACCATGAGTCCGCAGGAGAGGAAGCGACAGGGTTACATCCACGAGCTCATTGAGACGGAGGAGCGATACATGGCTGACCTTCAGCTGGTCCTGGAG gtgttttacaagcccatgtctgagtcgggacgcctgacagatgttgaaatGGCCATGATCTTCGTCAACTGGAAGGACCTGATTATGTCCAACACCAAACTTCACAA GGCACTGAGGGTGAGGAAGAAAACGGGTGGCGAGAAGATGCCGGTGCAGATGATTGGGGACATCCTGGCCTCGGAGCTCTCGCACATGCAGGCCTACATCCGCTTCTGCAGCTGCCAGCTTAACGGTGCAGCCCTGCTGCAACAAAAGACTGACAAGGAACCCGAGTTCAAGGACTTCCTCAAG aaAATCGCTACAGATCACCGGTGTAAAGGTATGCCACTGTCCAGCTTCCTGCTGAAGCCTATGCAGAGAATCACCCGCTATCCACTCATCATAAAGAAC ATTCTCGAGAACACTCCAGAGAATCACTTGGACCATGGACACTTGCGGGAGGCTCTGGACAGGGCCGAGGAGCTCTGTCTGCAGGTCAACGAGGGGGTCCGGGAGAAGGAGAACTCCGACAGGTTAGAGTGGATTCAGAGCCATGTCCAGTGTGAAGGCATCACTGAG AACTTGATATTCAACTCCTTGACCAACTGCCTGGGTCCCCGAAAGCTGCTACACAGCGGCAAGGTCTATAAAACTAAGAGCAACAAGGAGTTATACACCTTCCTCTTCAATGACTTCCTGCTGCTCACCCAAGCAGTGAAGCAGTTCACCTCATCAGGGACGGATAAGCTCTTCAGTCCCAAGTGCAACATGCAGTTCAAGATGTACAAGAAC CCCGTGTTTCTAAATGAAGTTCTGGTGAAGATGCCCTCCGATCCGTCTAGCGATGAGCCAATCTTCCACATCTCCCACATCGACCGTGTTTATACTCTCAGGACAGAGAACATCAATGA GACTGCCTGGGCGCAGAAAATCAAAGCTGCTTCAGAACATTTCATAGAGACTGAGAAGAAGAAGCGAGAGAAAGCTTACCAAG CTCGTTCCCTGAAAACCAGTGGCATTGGCCGCCTGCTGGTCACTATTTTGGAGGCCACAGAGCTCAAGCCCTGCAAGCCCAATG GAAAGAGTAATCCATATTGCGAGGTGACCATGGGGGCACAGTGTTTCACCTCCCGgacaataaatgacacaatCAACCCCAAGTGGAACTTCAACTGTCAGTTCTTCATTAAGGACCTGTACCAGGATGTTCTATGTGTCACCATCTTCAAGAGGGACCAGTTCTCTCCCGATG ACTTCCTGGGCCGCACTGAAGTTCCTGTGGCCACCATCAAGAAGGAGCTGGAAAACAAGGGAGCAGCGACAAGGCGCCTGCTGCTGCACGAGGTGCCGACAGGCGAGGTGTGGGTGCGCCTGGACCTGCAGCTGTTCGACCAAAAATCTCTCAAATGA